AGCTCATTCTGCGCGGGGATGAGTTTCAACACTGGCACGAAGACGCGGCAGGTTACACCATTCTGAAAGACGCCGCCTCGGGCTTCTGGCTATATGCAAGTCTGGACAGCAAGGGCGTACTGGCCGCGACCAGCCTGGTCGTTGGACGTGATAACCCGGCAAAAGCCGGCCTGGCCCAGCATCTCAAACCAACCAGCACGGTAAAACTCACGCCTGCGGCGAAAAAGGCGCGCCAACTCGCGCCCGCGGCAAGCCGCACAGTGATCACTCATGGTACGATGAAGAACCTGGTGATCCTGGTGCAGTTTCCAGATTTAAAAGGCAACTACACCAAAGCAGACGTTGAGGCCGCACTCAACACCCCAGGCTACGCGGTGGATGGCGCGCACGGCTCGGTGCAAGACTATTACCGGGAAGCTTCCGGCAACCAGTTGACGATTGAATCCGTGGTGACGGATTGGGTGACGCTCGACCACAGCTACAAATATTATGGCACCAATGATAGCTCGGGGAACGATCTGCGCCCCCAGGAAATGGTGCAGGACGCCATCGCCAAACTGGCCGCCACCAAATTCGACTTTACCACTGTTGACGGCGATAATGATGGTTGGGTGGATGGCCTGACTATCATCCACGCCGGGCGCGGCGAGGAACAGACCGGAAACGATCCCAATTACATCTATGCGCATGAATGGAATCTGAACACCCCCGTCACTTATGGTGGAAAAAAATTGCAGGATTACCTGGCGGTTGCTGAGCAACGCGGTTGGGACAACGATCCTTCCTCATGGGGCCTTTTCCGAATCGGCGGTTTTTGTCACGAAATGGGTCATTTCCTGGGCCTGCCGGATTTGTATGATTACACTTATACCAGCGAAGGCGTGGGAAACTTCTGTTTGATGTCGGGCGGCCTGTGGAATGGCGATAATGGCACCTATCCCTCCCACCCAAGCGCGTATTGCAAAAAGTTACTGGGCTGGGTTGTGCCCACCGTAGTGAGCAATACCGGAATTTATAACGTGCCGCAGGTGGAAAGTGTGCCGGTCATTTATCAACTCAGCGGAAACTTCGCCGCCACGGAATACTTTTTAATCGAGAACCGCCAAGGGGTGGGTTTTGATACCGGTTTGCCGGGCTCCAGCCGGGGATTATTGATCTGGCATGTGGATGAAACGATCGCGGATAATAACAACCGAAATCATTATATGGTGGGTTTGGAGGAAGCCAACGGCGCGCGGGATCTGGCGAACAGCGTGGACAGCGGCGACGACGATGATTATTTCCGGTCGGGAAACAAAACCCAGTTTACCGCCACGACCACCCCCAACAATAAAAGCTACTCCAGCGTAGTGCTTGGGCTGGATATCACGAACGTCTCGGCGACGGCTTCCAACATGACCTT
This window of the Verrucomicrobiota bacterium genome carries:
- a CDS encoding M6 family metalloprotease domain-containing protein — its product is MSAFDLLAVPAHPKPAAVTQPDGSTIKLILRGDEFQHWHEDAAGYTILKDAASGFWLYASLDSKGVLAATSLVVGRDNPAKAGLAQHLKPTSTVKLTPAAKKARQLAPAASRTVITHGTMKNLVILVQFPDLKGNYTKADVEAALNTPGYAVDGAHGSVQDYYREASGNQLTIESVVTDWVTLDHSYKYYGTNDSSGNDLRPQEMVQDAIAKLAATKFDFTTVDGDNDGWVDGLTIIHAGRGEEQTGNDPNYIYAHEWNLNTPVTYGGKKLQDYLAVAEQRGWDNDPSSWGLFRIGGFCHEMGHFLGLPDLYDYTYTSEGVGNFCLMSGGLWNGDNGTYPSHPSAYCKKLLGWVVPTVVSNTGIYNVPQVESVPVIYQLSGNFAATEYFLIENRQGVGFDTGLPGSSRGLLIWHVDETIADNNNRNHYMVGLEEANGARDLANSVDSGDDDDYFRSGNKTQFTATTTPNNKSYSSVVLGLDITNVSATASNMTFSLKGPPPTEGFVFFRNATSSKIFAPLNTPGLATPSTVTLATYPNLRLALYYGDVGITNENQLLGRVAANGLLTSNLATDTNGIITMTATAGIYSDAGPATVGFKTPTTNAATFQVRAWNGGFGATWEAFQNNPDKTNGTFYGKTALFTFAPGVGTPKTLYADGTLPYFQLQSLFVDTTPPGITNQPASQTVMLGSNVTFQVNSIGVVPLSYQWYFNPGALLPGATNSFLTLNRVQVAQAGDYYVVVSNRYGAATSDLAHLTVITTPPEITNKPVSQTVTAGSNVVFQVNA